The Triticum aestivum cultivar Chinese Spring chromosome 3A, IWGSC CS RefSeq v2.1, whole genome shotgun sequence genome includes a region encoding these proteins:
- the LOC780644 gene encoding MADS-box transcription factor 3 isoform X2, with translation MMSMMADLSCGASGVTVNDHQLAAPAPEDSAAAGSEKMGRGRIEIKRIENTTNRQVTFCKRRNGLLKKAYELSVLCDAEVALIVFSSRGRLYEYSNNSVKATIERYKKANSDTSNSGTVAEVNAQYYQQESSKLRQQISSLQNSNRSLVRDSVSTMTLRDLKQLEGRLEKGIAKIRARKNELMYAEVEYMQKREMELQNDNIYLRSKVSENERGQQPVNMMASGSASSEYDHMVSPYDSRNFLQANIMQQQQQHYSQQLQPTALQLGQQYFN, from the exons ATGATGAGCATGATG GCCGATTTGAGCTGCGGAGCTTCCGGTGTGACCGTGAATGACCATCAGCTGGCCGCTCCGGCTCCGgaggactcggcggcggcggggagcgagAAGATGGGGAGGGGCCGGATCGAGATCAAGCGCATCGAGAACACCACCAACCGGCAGGTCACCTTCTGCAAGCGCCGCAACGGCCTCCTGAAGAAGGCGTACGAGCTCTCGGTGCTCTGCGACGCCGAGGTGGCCCTCATCGTCTTCTCCAGCCGCGGCCGCCTCTACGAGTACTCCAACAACAG TGTGAAAGCTACCATTGAGAGGTACAAAAAGGCCAACAGTGACACATCCAACTCTGGCACGGTTGCAGAAGTCAATGCCCAG TACTACCAGCAGGAGTCCTCCAAGCTGCGCCAGCAGATCAGTAGCTTGCAAAACTCAAACAG GTCGCTGGTGAGGGACTCTGTCAGCACCATGACCCTGAGGGATCTTAAGCAGCTAGAAGGCAGGCTGGAGAAAGGCATAGCCAAGATAAGAGCTAGAAAG AATGAGCTGATGTATGCTGAAGTTGAGTATATGCAGAAGAGG GAAATGGAGCTACAGAATGATAACATTTACCTGAGGAGCAAG GTGTCTGAGAATGAGAGGGGTCAGCAGCCGGTGAACATGATGGCGTCAGGGTCGGCGAGCAGCGAATACGATCACATGGTCTCACCGTATGATTCCAGAAACTTCCTGCAGGCGAAcatcatgcagcagcagcagcagcattacTCCCAACAGCTGCAGCCAACTGCCCTTCAGCTCGG CCAGCAGTACTTCAACTAG
- the LOC780644 gene encoding MADS-box transcription factor 3 isoform X1: MMSMMADLSCGASGVTVNDHQLAAPAPEDSAAAGSEKMGRGRIEIKRIENTTNRQVTFCKRRNGLLKKAYELSVLCDAEVALIVFSSRGRLYEYSNNSVKATIERYKKANSDTSNSGTVAEVNAQYYQQESSKLRQQISSLQNSNSRSLVRDSVSTMTLRDLKQLEGRLEKGIAKIRARKNELMYAEVEYMQKREMELQNDNIYLRSKVSENERGQQPVNMMASGSASSEYDHMVSPYDSRNFLQANIMQQQQQHYSQQLQPTALQLGQQYFN, translated from the exons ATGATGAGCATGATG GCCGATTTGAGCTGCGGAGCTTCCGGTGTGACCGTGAATGACCATCAGCTGGCCGCTCCGGCTCCGgaggactcggcggcggcggggagcgagAAGATGGGGAGGGGCCGGATCGAGATCAAGCGCATCGAGAACACCACCAACCGGCAGGTCACCTTCTGCAAGCGCCGCAACGGCCTCCTGAAGAAGGCGTACGAGCTCTCGGTGCTCTGCGACGCCGAGGTGGCCCTCATCGTCTTCTCCAGCCGCGGCCGCCTCTACGAGTACTCCAACAACAG TGTGAAAGCTACCATTGAGAGGTACAAAAAGGCCAACAGTGACACATCCAACTCTGGCACGGTTGCAGAAGTCAATGCCCAG TACTACCAGCAGGAGTCCTCCAAGCTGCGCCAGCAGATCAGTAGCTTGCAAAACTCAAACAG TAGGTCGCTGGTGAGGGACTCTGTCAGCACCATGACCCTGAGGGATCTTAAGCAGCTAGAAGGCAGGCTGGAGAAAGGCATAGCCAAGATAAGAGCTAGAAAG AATGAGCTGATGTATGCTGAAGTTGAGTATATGCAGAAGAGG GAAATGGAGCTACAGAATGATAACATTTACCTGAGGAGCAAG GTGTCTGAGAATGAGAGGGGTCAGCAGCCGGTGAACATGATGGCGTCAGGGTCGGCGAGCAGCGAATACGATCACATGGTCTCACCGTATGATTCCAGAAACTTCCTGCAGGCGAAcatcatgcagcagcagcagcagcattacTCCCAACAGCTGCAGCCAACTGCCCTTCAGCTCGG CCAGCAGTACTTCAACTAG
- the LOC780644 gene encoding MADS-box transcription factor 3 isoform X3 → MMSMMADLSCGASGVTVNDHQLAAPAPEDSAAAGSEKMGRGRIEIKRIENTTNRQVTFCKRRNGLLKKAYELSVLCDAEVALIVFSSRGRLYEYSNNSVKATIERYKKANSDTSNSGTVAEVNAQYYQQESSKLRQQISSLQNSNSRSLVRDSVSTMTLRDLKQLEGRLEKGIAKIRARKNELMYAEVEYMQKREMELQNDNIYLRSKVSENERGQQPVNMMASGSASSEYDHMVSPYDSRNFLQANIMQQQQQHYSQQLQPTALQLG, encoded by the exons ATGATGAGCATGATG GCCGATTTGAGCTGCGGAGCTTCCGGTGTGACCGTGAATGACCATCAGCTGGCCGCTCCGGCTCCGgaggactcggcggcggcggggagcgagAAGATGGGGAGGGGCCGGATCGAGATCAAGCGCATCGAGAACACCACCAACCGGCAGGTCACCTTCTGCAAGCGCCGCAACGGCCTCCTGAAGAAGGCGTACGAGCTCTCGGTGCTCTGCGACGCCGAGGTGGCCCTCATCGTCTTCTCCAGCCGCGGCCGCCTCTACGAGTACTCCAACAACAG TGTGAAAGCTACCATTGAGAGGTACAAAAAGGCCAACAGTGACACATCCAACTCTGGCACGGTTGCAGAAGTCAATGCCCAG TACTACCAGCAGGAGTCCTCCAAGCTGCGCCAGCAGATCAGTAGCTTGCAAAACTCAAACAG TAGGTCGCTGGTGAGGGACTCTGTCAGCACCATGACCCTGAGGGATCTTAAGCAGCTAGAAGGCAGGCTGGAGAAAGGCATAGCCAAGATAAGAGCTAGAAAG AATGAGCTGATGTATGCTGAAGTTGAGTATATGCAGAAGAGG GAAATGGAGCTACAGAATGATAACATTTACCTGAGGAGCAAG GTGTCTGAGAATGAGAGGGGTCAGCAGCCGGTGAACATGATGGCGTCAGGGTCGGCGAGCAGCGAATACGATCACATGGTCTCACCGTATGATTCCAGAAACTTCCTGCAGGCGAAcatcatgcagcagcagcagcagcattacTCCCAACAGCTGCAGCCAACTGCCCTTCAGCTCGGGTAA